In Kazachstania africana CBS 2517 chromosome 4, complete genome, the following are encoded in one genomic region:
- the MAE1 gene encoding malate dehydrogenase (oxaloacetate-decarboxylating) (similar to Saccharomyces cerevisiae MAE1 (YKL029C); ancestral locus Anc_2.529) — MPTIAAQNSRTTTTTTGNSMAKLNVKSEKMQGSSYKIPTLESLQSDGPIECALSNFQLLNSPLFNKGTAFTESERDQFNLHGLLPPQVDSLEEQLERAYKQLSGIESPIQRNDYMSRLRVTNKVLYFALVKRHINELVPIIYTPTEGDAIAGYSERLRKVEGVFLDITRPDTIDQRLTAFGGKSKDIDYIVVSDSEGILGIGDQGVGGVRIAISKLALMTLCGGIHPGKVLPVCLDVGTNNKKLLDDELYLGNRFPRVRGEKYYDFVDKFIKSVKKNFPRAVLHFEDFGVTTARTLLDKYRSELPCFNDDIQGTGAVVVASLLSALKHTHRSLNDSKILIYGAGSAGLGIAVQIVNHMVTKGLTIEQARSHVYLMDRYGLITTNLEDVSSPAQFDFAKPANKWENVNTKSLFDVVSSVQPTCLVGCSTQAKAFTKDVVQEMHKYNERPIIFPLSNPTRLHEAVPQDLMDWTNNQALVATGSPFNPVNGYIISQNNNCYSFPGIGLGAVLSKATTISDKMISAAVDELANLSELKEGDSTPGLLPGLEQINDTSARLAAAVVLEAINENVHRCSSDVPREKEACIEWVKTKMWEPKYRSLIRVQYDESIHTNQI; from the coding sequence ATGCCTACAATCGCTGCTCAAAATAGTCGTACTACTACTACCACTACTGGTAATAGTATGGCAAAATTAAATGTGAAATCTGAAAAAATGCAAGGTTCCTCGTATAAGATACCTACTTTGGAATCCTTACAATCAGATGGTCCCATCGAATGTGCATTGAGTAACTTTCAATTGCTCAATTCGCCATTATTCAACAAAGGTACCGCATTCACTGAATCTGAAAGAGATCAATTCAATTTACACGGTCTCTTACCACCACAAGTTGATTCCTTAGAAGAACAATTGGAACGTGCGTACAAACAGTTGTCCGGTATTGAAAGCCCcattcaaagaaatgattATATGTCACGTTTACGTGTGACTAATAAAGTGCTATATTTTGCTCTTGTTAAAAGGCATATTAATGAATTGGTACCAATTATTTACACACCAACAGAAGGTGATGCCATTGCAGGTTACTCGGaaagattaagaaaagTGGAAGGTGTATTTTTAGATATCACGAGGCCTGACACCATCGATCAAAGACTTACCGCATTCGGTGGTAAATCAAAGGATATTGACTACATTGTCGTTTCCGATTCTGAAGGTATCCTTGGTATTGGTGATCAAGGTGTAGGCGGTGTAAGAATCGCCATCTCTAAATTGGCGCTAATGACTTTATGTGGTGGTATTCATCCAGGTAAAGTTCTACCAGTATGCTTAGACGTTGgtactaataataaaaaattattggatGATGAACTATATTTAGGAAATAGATTCCCAAGAGTAAGAGgtgaaaaatattatgattTTGTCGATAAATTCATAAAATCtgtcaagaaaaatttccCCCGTGCAGTATTacattttgaagatttcgGTGTCACAACTGCAAGAACTTTATTGGATAAATATCGTTCAGAGCTTCCATGTTTCAATGACGATATTCAAGGTACAGGTGCTGTTGTTGTGGCTTCTTTACTGTCTGCGTTGAAACACACCCATAGATCtttaaatgattcaaaGATCTTAATCTACGGTGCCGGCTCAGCAGGGTTGGGTATTGCAGTTCAAATCGTGAACCATATGGTCACTAAAGGTTTAACCATAGAACAAGCAAGATCACATGTTTATTTAATGGACAGATATGGTTTAATTACCACCAATTTGGAAGATGTATCATCTCCTGCCCAATTTGATTTCGCCAAACCAGCAAACAAATGGGAAAATGTCAACACtaaatcattatttgatgtaGTCTCCTCGGTGCAACCAACTTGTCTAGTGGGTTGTTCCACTCAAGCAAAGGCCTTCACCAAAGATGTTGTACAGGAAATGCACAAGTACAATGAAAGACCGATTATTTTCCCATTATCAAACCCTACTAGACTTCACGAAGCCGTTCCACAAGATCTTATGGACTGGACCAACAATCAAGCCCTTGTAGCAACAGGTTCCCCATTCAATCCAGTCAACGGTTATATCATCTCTCAAAATAACAACTGCTATTCATTCCCAGGTATTGGTTTAGGTGCTGTATTATCTAAAGCTACAACCATCTCGGACAAGATGATCTCTGCTGCTGTAGATGAATTAGCCAATCTTtctgaattgaaagaaggtGATTCTACACCAGGGTTGTTACCTGGCCTTGAACAGATCAACGACACTTCTGCTAGATTagctgctgctgttgtCCTAGAAGCCATCAATGAAAACGTTCATAGATGCAGTTCCGACGTTCCAAGGGAAAAGGAGGCCTGTATCGAATGGGTCAAAACAAAGATGTGGGAACCAAAATACAGATCATTGATAAGAGTTCAATACGATGAATCCATCCACacaaatcaaatttaa
- the CBF1 gene encoding Cbf1p (similar to Saccharomyces cerevisiae CBF1 (YJR060W); ancestral locus Anc_1.508): protein MDSIDAKRLHDYDIEENSNEHEGSLKKQKTTERDDEEEGNIDSELLNAETHYHEDDDATAAAAAAVTATYNELLQHREQHHNAEDESHVVIDDDIIRAEDIPESARKDSEAEKLKSNHDNEKYDDKLQDKEGEEGEEGVHDSKDEMIKSMTVNRRGRKPMAISGSEEWKRQRKDSHKEVERRRRENINTAIDALSSLLPIKESSKAAILTRAAEYIEKLKETENANIEKWTLQKLLSEQSASQLVAANEKLQEELGNAYKEIEHLKRQLKKHGILDTEETATGSNNDDNKKNKKK from the coding sequence ATGGATTCCATTGACGCCAAGAGGTTACATGACTATgacattgaagaaaacaGTAATGAACATGAAGGttcattaaaaaaacaaaaaacTACTGAACGTGACGACGAAGAAGAGGGAAACATAGATTctgaattattgaatgctGAAACTCACTACCATGAGGATGACGACGCCACTGCGGCAGCCGCCGCTGCTGTCACTGCTACTTATAATGAGTTATTGCAGCACCGTGAGCAACATCATAATGCTGAAGATGAGTCACATGTTGTtatagatgatgatattattcGAGCAGAAGATATTCCAGAGAGTGCCCGTAAGGATAGTGAGGCAGAAAAGCTGAAGAGTAATCATGACAATGAGAAATATGATGACAAATTGCAAGATAAAGAGGGTGAAGAAGGTGAAGAGGGCGTTCACGATTCTAAGGATGAGATGATAAAATCCATGACTGTGAATCGTAGAGGTCGTAAGCCAATGGCTATATCGGGGTCGGAAGAGTGGAAGAGACAACGTAAGGATTCACataaagaagttgaaagaCGCCGTAGAGAGAACATTAATACTGCTATCGATGCTTTAAGTAGTCTATTGCCAATCAAGGAAAGTAGTAAAGCCGCGATCTTGACGAGAGCTGCCGAATACAtagagaaattgaaagaaactgaaaatgCTAACATCGAAAAATGGactcttcaaaaattattaagtGAACAAAGTGCATCACAGCTGGTTGCGGCTAATGAGaaattacaagaagaattggGTAATGCttataaagaaattgagcATTTGAAACGccaattgaaaaagcatGGGATTCTCGATACGGAGGAAACAGCCACTGGAAGCAACAATGACgataataagaaaaataagaagaaataa
- the TFA1 gene encoding transcription factor TFIIE subunit TFA1 (similar to Saccharomyces cerevisiae TFA1 (YKL028W); ancestral locus Anc_2.528), producing MDKPIDEIVKNLLKFVVRGFYGGSYILVIDAILFHSVLAEDDLKQLLSINKTELGPLIARLRSDRLISIHKQREYPPNSKSVERMYFYIKYPHAIDGIKWKVHQLVQRLKDDLDKNSAPNGYMCPICQTKYTQLEAIQLLNYDRTEFLCSLCDEPLIEDDSGKKNKEKQDKLNRLMDQIQPVIDYLKKIDDSRIEENTFEFALAKLIPPQNQSNAAYTYNPKKGSTMFRPGDAPMANVMGTALGNDSSRRAGANSQATLHVNITTASDEMTQRQLQERQAEEKRKQNAVPEWHKQSTIGQTALGRLDNEDEFDPQTMSADGTTATTASALPNGTYAEHTVNDTYYNNENNRALTETEIEERENEKTLNEYYAQLAKKQAEEEQEDEEEEDGEFEDEFAEEFEGEFEDVTDDNRMESTEQTPIENATSNTTNTTLTSEQPNGEENAPNNDDEDEDIEFEDV from the coding sequence ATGGATAAACCTATTGATGAGATCGTGAAAAACTTACTCAAGTTCGTAGTAAGAGGTTTTTATGGTGGTTCGTACATCCTGGTAATAGACGCTATTTTATTCCATTCAGTTTTAgctgaagatgatttgaaacaaCTATTGAGTATAAATAAAACCGAATTAGGTCCCCTCATAGCAAGGCTCAGATCAGACAGACTCATTTCCATCCATAAACAGAGAGAATATCCTCCAAACTCAAAAAGTGTAGAAAGAATGtatttttatattaaaTATCCTCATGCTATTGATGGTATAAAGTGGAAAGTTCATCAGTTGGTACaaagattgaaagatgATCTGGACAAGAATTCAGCTCCAAATGGGTACATGTGTCCCATTTGTCAAACTAAATACACCCAATTAGAAGCTATTCAATTGTTAAATTACGACAGAACAGAATTTCTTTGCTCACTGTGTGATGAACCTTTGattgaagatgattcaggtaaaaaaaataaagaaaaacaagatAAATTAAATCGATTAATGGATCAAATTCAACCTGTTATcgattatttgaaaaaaatcgacgattcaagaattgaagaaaatacttttgaatttgctTTAGCCAAGTTAATCCCACCAcaaaatcaatcaaatgCTGCTTACACATATAATCCAAAGAAGGGAAGTACGATGTTCAGACCAGGTGACGCTCCAATGGCTAACGTCATGGGTACCGCTCTCGGTAATGACAGTTCGAGACGTGCGGGTGCAAACTCTCAAGCTACTCTACACGTGAATATTACAACTGCAAGTGATGAAATGACACAAAGACAGTTACAAGAAAGACAAGCTGAAGAGAAGAGGAAACAAAATGCAGTTCCAGAATGGCACAAACAAAGTACTATCGGGCAAACTGCTCTAGGTAGACTTGATAACGAAGATGAATTCGATCCACAGACAATGTCAGCTGATGGTACCACCGCAACAACTGCTTCCGCGTTGCCCAATGGAACATATGCAGAACACACAGTCAATGATACTTATTACaataacgaaaataatCGTGCATTGACGGAaactgaaattgaagagagagaaaatgaaaagactTTGAATGAATATTATGCACAATTAGCAAAGAAACAAGCGGAAGAGgaacaagaagatgaagaagaagaagatggtGAATTCGAAGATGAATTCgctgaagaatttgaaggagaatttgaagatgtcACTGACGATAATCGTATGGAAAGCACGGAACAAACACCCATTGAAAACGCTACTTCAAACACTACAAACACTACCCTCACCTCAGAGCAACCAAATGGAGAAGAGAATGCCcctaataatgatgatgaagacgaGGATATCGAATTCGAAGATGTATAA